The Prochlorococcus marinus str. MIT 9301 genome window below encodes:
- a CDS encoding DUF2499 domain-containing protein — protein sequence MHELSFVTWLIHISSVIEWIFAILVINKISTYKKYNLFFWLSLAMVPNLIGAMCAITWHMYDNQENLYGLVSLQGIFTFIGNSTLALAAIIIFKGKETYE from the coding sequence TTGCACGAATTATCTTTTGTAACTTGGTTAATACATATCTCATCAGTAATAGAATGGATTTTTGCCATATTAGTCATAAATAAAATTTCTACATATAAAAAATATAATTTATTTTTTTGGTTAAGCCTTGCGATGGTCCCAAACTTAATAGGTGCTATGTGTGCGATCACATGGCATATGTATGACAACCAAGAAAATCTTTACGGTCTAGTATCACTTCAAGGAATATTTACATTTATTGGAAATTCAACATTAGCCTTAGCTGCAATAATAATTTTTAAAGGAAAAGAGACTTATGAATGA
- the psaK gene encoding photosystem I reaction center subunit PsaK — protein MITTLFAAADPATFSWSPKCAVVMIACNVFAYAIARATIRKPNEGFEIPNSKFYGGLSHASVVGANCLGHIFGIGAILGLASRGVL, from the coding sequence ATGATTACTACATTATTTGCAGCTGCAGATCCAGCAACTTTTTCTTGGTCTCCAAAGTGTGCCGTCGTAATGATTGCATGTAATGTTTTTGCTTATGCAATTGCTAGAGCAACAATTAGAAAACCCAATGAAGGCTTTGAAATACCTAATTCAAAATTCTATGGTGGTTTAAGTCACGCATCAGTTGTAGGTGCTAATTGCCTAGGTCATATTTTTGGTATTGGAGCAATCTTAGGATTAGCCTCAAGAGGTGTTTTATAA
- a CDS encoding DUF3593 domain-containing protein: MNDLFFKFIEKLGSIDNTLLFATSIIPYAIFLFYLYKIKSVNNFVKTGFSLTVLFVFITILVSIFTLNYYDKTLVEVDILHGFAESFLTLSDFVILFGFIRLLNSLEVNNS, from the coding sequence ATGAATGATTTATTTTTTAAATTTATAGAAAAATTAGGTTCAATTGATAATACATTATTGTTCGCTACATCAATAATTCCATATGCAATATTTTTGTTTTACTTATATAAAATCAAATCTGTTAATAATTTTGTAAAAACAGGATTTTCCTTAACTGTTTTATTCGTATTTATAACTATATTGGTATCTATCTTCACACTAAATTACTATGATAAAACCCTTGTGGAGGTTGACATCCTGCATGGATTTGCAGAATCCTTCCTAACTCTAAGTGATTTTGTTATTTTGTTTGGTTTTATAAGGTTATTAAATAGCTTAGAAGTAAACAACTCTTAA